In Emys orbicularis isolate rEmyOrb1 chromosome 16, rEmyOrb1.hap1, whole genome shotgun sequence, a genomic segment contains:
- the STX2 gene encoding syntaxin-2, translated as MDDFFQQVEELRNNIAKIAQNVEEVKKKHSIILSAPNPEGRTKEELEDLNKEIKKIANKTQAKLKAIEQSFDQDGNANRTSVDLRIQKTQHSVLSWKLVEVMTEYNRTQTRFRERSKGRIQRQLEITGKNTTDEELEEMLESGNPSIFTSDIISDSQITRQALNEIESRHKDIMKLESSIRALHDMFMDMAMFVETQGEMINSIEKNVMNASDYVEHAKEETKKAVKYQSKARRKKWMIVIISLVLVALIALIVGLSVGIR; from the exons ATGGATGATTTCTTCCAGCAG GTTGAGGAACTCAGAAACAATATAGCTAAAATAGCACAAAATGTGGAAGAAGTTAAGAAGAAACACAGCATTATCTTGTCTGCACCAAATCCTGAAGGCA gaacaaaggAAGAACTCGAGGACCTGAACAAAGAAATCAAGAAAATTGCTAATAAAACTCAAGCTAAGTTAAAGG CTATTGAACAAAGTTTTGATCAAGATGGGAATGCTAATCGAACATCAGTTGACCTCAGGATACAAAAAACACAG CACTCGGTATTGTCCTGGAAGCTTGTGGAGGTCATGACAGAATACAATAGGACCCAGACCCGATTTCGAGAACGCAGCAAAGGACGGATACAGCGACAGTTAGAAATAA CTGGAAAAAACACCACTGATGAAGAACTGGAAGAAATGTTAGAAAGTGGTAATCCTTCTATTTTCACTTCTGAT ATTATATCGGACTCCCAAATTACTAGACAAGCTCTGAATGAAATTGAGTCACGACACAAAGATATTATGAAACTGGAATCCAGTATACGGGCACTACATGACATGTTTATGGACATGGCTATGTTTGTTGAGACTCAG ggTGAAATGATCAACAGCATAGAAAAGAATGTGATGAATGCATCAGATTATGTAGAACATGCTAAAGAGGAGACAAAAAAAGCAGTTAAATATCAAAGTAAAGCGCGAAGG AAAAAGTGGATGATTGTCATTATATCGCTGGTGTTGGTTGCCTTAATTGCTCTAATTGTTGGTTTGTCAGTTGGTATTCGATGA